In the genome of Monodelphis domestica isolate mMonDom1 chromosome 2, mMonDom1.pri, whole genome shotgun sequence, one region contains:
- the PPY gene encoding pancreatic polypeptide prohormone produces MAASQFWFSLLVLSCCVALLLPPCAQGAPQEPVYPGDDATPEQMAKYAAELRRYINRLTRPRYGKRAMGQKIYQDGVDFLE; encoded by the exons ATGGCTGCCTCTCAGTTTTGGTTCTCTCTTCTGGTCCTGTCCTGTTGTGTGGCTCTCTTGCTCCCACCCTGTGCTCAGGGGGCTCCACAGGAGCCAGTGTACCCTGGTGATGATGCCACCCCAGAGCAGATGGCCAAGTATGCGGCAGAACTCCGGAGATACATCAATAGGCTGACCCGGCCAAG GTATGGGAAGAGGGCAATGGGCCAGAAAATCTACCAGGACGGGGTGGATTTCCTGGAATAG
- the PYY gene encoding peptide YY, whose amino-acid sequence MTILRPWTMSAAVLLALLACLGALVEGYPSKPEAPSGDASPEELSRYYASLRHYLNLVTRQRYGKRDSTEAGLAEKLFPDDSGNQNSKSGSEEPYV is encoded by the exons ATGACCATTCTGAGGCCATGGACAATGTCAGCTGCGGTGCTACTGGCTCTGCTGGCTTGCCTGGGGGCTCTGGTCGAAGGCTACCCCTCCAAGCCCGAGGCCCCAAGTGGAGATGCCTCACCTGAAGAGCTCAGTCGCTACTATGCCTCCCTTCGGCATTATCTCAATTTGGTCACCAGGCAGCG GTATGGGAAGAGGGACAGTACTGAAGCCGGGCTAGCTGAGAAGCTCTTTCCAGACGACAGCGGAAACCAGAACAGCAAGTCCGG gTCAGAAGAACCCTATGTTTGA